The following proteins are co-located in the Stigmatella aurantiaca genome:
- a CDS encoding oxidoreductase codes for MDTRTALIAGASGLVGGHLLNVLLENPLYQQVYSLGRRPLPRQHPQLIQQTVDFGRLDGTPLPAADDAFCCLGTTLKKAGSQEAFRAVDYDAVLNFAQAARKAGVRRFAVVTAMGANPRSRFFYNRVKGEVEEALEAQGFDSLIIAHPSLLLGERGEHRPGEKVATVVAHLLGPLLRPFASRPIEGRTVARALVALARQPPPGVQTVPSGALQQHGG; via the coding sequence ATGGACACGCGCACCGCCCTGATCGCTGGGGCCAGCGGCCTCGTCGGAGGCCACCTCCTGAATGTGTTGCTGGAGAACCCCCTGTATCAACAGGTGTACTCCCTGGGGCGCCGCCCCCTGCCCCGGCAGCATCCCCAGCTCATCCAGCAGACCGTGGACTTCGGCCGCCTGGACGGGACGCCGCTCCCCGCCGCCGATGACGCCTTCTGCTGCCTGGGAACAACCCTCAAGAAGGCTGGCAGCCAGGAGGCGTTCCGCGCGGTGGATTACGACGCCGTGCTGAACTTCGCGCAGGCCGCCCGGAAGGCCGGAGTCCGGCGGTTCGCGGTGGTGACGGCCATGGGGGCCAACCCCCGCTCCCGCTTCTTCTACAACCGGGTGAAGGGCGAGGTGGAAGAGGCCCTCGAGGCGCAGGGCTTCGATTCGTTGATCATCGCCCACCCCTCCCTGCTGCTCGGCGAGCGCGGCGAGCACCGTCCCGGGGAGAAAGTGGCCACCGTGGTGGCCCACCTGCTGGGCCCCCTCCTGCGGCCCTTTGCCTCACGTCCGATCGAGGGGCGGACCGTGGCGCGCGCCCTCGTGGCCCTGGCCCGGCAGCCCCCCCCGGGCGTCCAGACCGTTCCCTCGGGAGCGCTCCAGCAGCACGGAGGATAG
- a CDS encoding MFS transporter, producing the protein MTPSASPPPTPEPSTAIWKVAAASFIGTAVEWYDFFLYGTAAALVFNRLFFPSFNPLMGTLAAFGTFAVGFIARPLGGIIFGHFGDKLGRKSMLSATLLIMGVATFAIGLLPTYTSVGVWAPILLVILRILQGFGLGGEWGGAVLMAVESAPKHRRGFYGSWPQMGAPAGLLVANAVFSVFSSLPEDQFLSWGWRVPFLFSALLIVIGIFIRLGVAESPAFRAAHQQKSPEPRGLPVIEVLRTYPKQILLAMGARFAENGFFYIITTFVLAYGTSIGMERSAMLQAVLVATCIHLVAIPSFGALSDVLGRRPVYLGGAVGCALLAFPFFWLIDTKQTGAIWLAISLGIVAHAAMYGPQASFFSELFGTRVRYSGASLGYQLASVFAGGLSPLVATALLQATGNEPWSVSLYMVGLALITLVSVYLSAETFRETLEPADSIQKHG; encoded by the coding sequence GTGACACCATCCGCTTCTCCGCCCCCCACCCCCGAGCCCTCCACCGCCATCTGGAAGGTGGCCGCCGCCAGCTTCATCGGCACGGCGGTCGAGTGGTACGACTTCTTCCTGTACGGGACCGCGGCGGCGCTCGTCTTCAACCGCCTGTTCTTTCCCTCGTTCAATCCGTTGATGGGCACGCTCGCCGCGTTCGGCACGTTCGCGGTGGGCTTCATCGCGCGGCCGCTGGGTGGCATCATCTTCGGCCACTTCGGCGACAAGCTCGGGCGCAAGTCCATGCTGAGCGCCACGCTGCTCATCATGGGCGTGGCGACGTTCGCCATCGGGCTGTTGCCCACCTACACGAGCGTGGGCGTCTGGGCGCCCATCCTCCTGGTGATCCTGCGCATCCTCCAGGGCTTTGGCCTGGGCGGAGAATGGGGCGGCGCGGTGCTCATGGCGGTGGAGAGCGCCCCCAAGCATCGCCGGGGCTTCTACGGCAGCTGGCCGCAGATGGGCGCGCCCGCGGGCCTGCTCGTCGCCAACGCCGTGTTCTCCGTCTTCTCCAGCCTGCCCGAGGACCAGTTCCTGTCCTGGGGTTGGCGCGTCCCCTTCCTCTTCAGCGCGCTGCTCATCGTCATTGGCATCTTCATCCGCCTGGGCGTCGCCGAGTCCCCGGCCTTCCGCGCCGCGCACCAGCAGAAGTCTCCCGAGCCCCGGGGGCTGCCCGTCATCGAGGTGCTGCGCACCTACCCCAAGCAGATCCTCCTGGCCATGGGGGCGCGCTTCGCGGAGAACGGCTTCTTCTACATCATCACCACGTTCGTGCTCGCTTACGGCACCAGCATTGGCATGGAGCGCTCGGCCATGCTCCAGGCCGTGCTCGTGGCCACGTGCATCCACCTGGTGGCCATTCCCAGCTTCGGAGCCCTCTCGGATGTGCTCGGCCGCCGTCCCGTGTACCTCGGGGGCGCCGTGGGGTGCGCGCTGCTCGCCTTCCCCTTCTTCTGGCTCATCGACACGAAGCAGACGGGGGCCATCTGGCTGGCCATTTCCCTGGGCATCGTCGCCCACGCCGCCATGTACGGGCCGCAGGCCAGCTTCTTCTCCGAGTTGTTTGGCACCCGCGTGCGCTACAGCGGCGCCTCTCTCGGCTACCAGCTCGCCTCCGTGTTCGCGGGGGGACTGTCCCCCCTGGTGGCCACCGCCCTGCTCCAAGCCACCGGCAATGAGCCCTGGTCCGTGTCGCTCTACATGGTGGGGCTCGCCCTCATCACGCTCGTGTCGGTATACCTGTCCGCGGAGACCTTCCGCGAGACGCTCGAACCGGCAGACTCGATCCAAAAACACGGGTGA
- a CDS encoding extracellular catalytic domain type 1 short-chain-length polyhydroxyalkanoate depolymerase, with amino-acid sequence MSKRRFVGAVGAVLALELLGCGGTFSSEESPSLGEATSALTQVTGFGSNPGNLKMWKHVPANVPANAPLVVAMHGCTQTANAYTQAGWNALAEHLKFYVVYPEQSSSNNQTNCFNWFEPGDTARGQGEALSIKQMVDKMKADHSIDGGRVFVTGLSAGAAMTQVMTAVYPDVFAGGAVMAGIPYKCATSMTSGFSCMSPGSDKTPAQWASLVRGAYSGYSGPYPKMSFWHGTSDYTVKNSNQNEGMEQWTAVHGIDQTPDVSDTVEGYPHKVYKDSAGTALVETYDLTGMGHGTAIDPAVKFPGTTAACGTAGAYVLDTNICSTWYVARFFGLDNTNSDTVAPTVSLTSPAPGANVSGTVRLTASATDNVGVTQVQFFVDGAPVGTDTTLPYEATWNSAAAANGTHAIVARAFDAAGNSTASSTVSVTVSGGVSDTTAPTVALTSPSSGATLFGSVNLTATASDNIGVSRVDFLVDGTVVGQGTPSGSTYTLTWNTAAVSAGTHTVGARAFDAAGNSAQSASVSVTVNAAAERFSETFSQNGPDNPGWNLGEWALDSSDQTGTSSSKSLAGSAVPAFNTVTRTASVTVKLTSSSRLTYWRKLDLSGANTSASVSFQVVVNDGTDTVVDSVTKGLGTVTESAWTQRANLDLSAYANKTVTLKFIVSAKDLSSTVSRAKAWVDGIRVEP; translated from the coding sequence ATGTCGAAGCGACGTTTCGTGGGGGCCGTGGGCGCGGTGCTGGCGCTGGAGCTGCTCGGATGCGGAGGGACGTTCTCTTCGGAGGAGTCACCTTCCCTGGGAGAAGCAACGAGCGCGTTGACCCAGGTGACGGGATTTGGAAGCAACCCCGGCAACCTGAAGATGTGGAAGCACGTGCCCGCCAACGTGCCCGCCAATGCGCCCCTGGTGGTGGCCATGCACGGCTGCACCCAGACGGCCAATGCCTACACCCAGGCGGGGTGGAACGCCCTCGCCGAGCATCTGAAGTTCTACGTCGTCTATCCCGAGCAATCGAGCTCCAACAATCAAACCAATTGTTTCAATTGGTTCGAGCCGGGAGACACGGCGCGGGGCCAGGGCGAGGCCCTGTCCATCAAGCAGATGGTGGACAAGATGAAGGCGGACCACTCCATCGACGGCGGCCGTGTCTTCGTCACCGGTCTGTCCGCCGGTGCCGCGATGACGCAGGTCATGACCGCGGTCTACCCCGATGTCTTCGCGGGCGGCGCGGTGATGGCGGGCATCCCCTACAAGTGTGCCACCAGCATGACCAGCGGCTTCTCGTGCATGAGCCCAGGCTCGGACAAGACGCCCGCGCAGTGGGCAAGCCTCGTGCGCGGCGCCTACTCGGGCTACAGCGGCCCCTACCCCAAGATGTCCTTCTGGCACGGCACGTCCGACTACACCGTGAAGAACAGCAACCAGAACGAGGGCATGGAGCAGTGGACGGCGGTGCACGGCATCGACCAGACGCCGGACGTCAGTGACACCGTGGAGGGCTACCCCCACAAGGTCTACAAGGACAGCGCGGGCACGGCCCTGGTGGAGACGTACGATCTCACCGGCATGGGCCACGGCACCGCCATCGACCCGGCGGTGAAGTTCCCCGGGACCACCGCCGCCTGCGGCACCGCGGGCGCCTACGTGCTGGACACGAACATCTGCTCCACCTGGTACGTGGCGCGCTTCTTCGGGCTCGACAACACCAACTCCGACACCGTCGCACCCACCGTGAGCCTCACCTCGCCGGCCCCCGGGGCCAATGTCAGCGGCACGGTGCGCCTCACCGCCAGCGCCACGGACAACGTGGGGGTCACCCAGGTGCAGTTCTTCGTCGACGGCGCGCCCGTGGGCACCGACACCACGCTGCCTTACGAGGCCACCTGGAACAGCGCCGCGGCGGCCAATGGCACGCACGCCATCGTGGCCCGGGCTTTCGATGCCGCCGGTAACAGCACGGCCTCCAGCACCGTCTCTGTCACCGTGTCCGGCGGCGTCTCGGACACCACCGCCCCCACCGTGGCCCTCACTTCGCCCTCCTCCGGGGCCACCCTCTTCGGCTCCGTCAACCTCACCGCCACCGCGTCGGACAACATCGGCGTGAGCCGCGTGGACTTCCTCGTCGATGGCACCGTCGTGGGACAGGGCACGCCGTCGGGCAGCACGTACACCCTCACCTGGAACACCGCCGCCGTCAGCGCGGGAACCCATACGGTGGGCGCCCGGGCCTTCGATGCCGCCGGCAACAGCGCCCAGTCCGCCTCCGTGAGCGTGACGGTGAACGCGGCGGCCGAGCGCTTCTCGGAGACCTTCTCCCAGAACGGCCCCGACAACCCGGGCTGGAACCTGGGCGAGTGGGCCCTGGATTCGAGTGACCAGACCGGCACGTCCTCCAGCAAGTCCCTGGCCGGCTCGGCCGTGCCGGCCTTCAACACCGTCACGCGGACCGCCAGCGTCACCGTGAAGCTCACGTCCAGCTCGCGTCTCACCTACTGGCGCAAGCTGGACCTCTCGGGCGCCAATACCTCCGCGTCGGTGAGCTTCCAGGTTGTCGTCAACGATGGCACCGACACGGTGGTGGACTCCGTCACCAAGGGCCTGGGCACCGTCACCGAATCCGCCTGGACCCAGCGGGCCAACCTGGACCTGTCCGCATACGCGAACAAGACCGTCACGCTGAAGTTCATCGTGTCCGCGAAAGACCTGAGTTCCACCGTCAGCCGCGCCAAGGCCTGGGTGGACGGCATCCGCGTGGAGCCCTGA